One genomic window of Micromonospora sp. WMMD1128 includes the following:
- a CDS encoding Smr/MutS family protein, with amino-acid sequence MKLKLDLHDIYNKGHDIDRALRGIMDEAVAKKATLVEIIPGKGSGALKKKVLRFLDQKDVKQLYHRVEKDSKNFGRLFVHFRWK; translated from the coding sequence GTGAAGCTGAAGCTCGATCTCCACGACATCTACAACAAGGGCCACGACATCGATCGCGCGCTGCGCGGGATCATGGACGAGGCGGTGGCGAAGAAGGCCACGCTCGTGGAGATCATCCCGGGCAAGGGCTCCGGCGCGCTCAAGAAGAAGGTGCTGCGCTTCCTCGACCAGAAGGACGTCAAGCAGCTCTACCACCGGGTCGAGAAGGACTCGAAGAACTTCGGCCGCCTGTTCGTCCACTTCCGCTGGAAGTAG
- a CDS encoding GNAT family N-acetyltransferase, which produces MRLERVTPDNYEAALALSVRPDQEDLVAPVVKSLAEAYVFPEHAWPRLIFDGDRLVGFLMAFFDIPWGDDPDDRRAGLWRLNIAADAQGHGYGRFAVEAVCAEIRARGDTRAYVTWEPRDGGPEPFYLKLGFRPTGEQSEGQTVAVLDL; this is translated from the coding sequence ATGCGGCTGGAACGGGTCACTCCCGACAACTACGAGGCGGCGCTCGCGCTGTCGGTGCGCCCGGATCAGGAGGACCTGGTCGCGCCGGTGGTCAAGTCGCTGGCCGAGGCGTACGTCTTTCCCGAGCACGCCTGGCCAAGGTTGATCTTCGACGGCGACCGGCTCGTGGGCTTCCTGATGGCCTTCTTCGACATTCCGTGGGGCGATGATCCCGACGACAGGCGCGCCGGCCTGTGGCGCCTGAACATCGCGGCCGACGCGCAGGGCCACGGCTACGGTCGGTTCGCCGTGGAGGCGGTGTGCGCGGAGATCCGCGCCCGGGGCGACACCCGGGCATACGTCACCTGGGAGCCCCGCGACGGAGGGCCGGAGCCGTTCTACCTGAAGCTGGGCTTCCGCCCGACCGGCGAGCAGAGCGAGGGCCAGACGGTCGCCGTCCTGGACCTGTAG
- a CDS encoding tetratricopeptide repeat protein — MDLLAEYRRATMFFDSGDPTGAARLLEPIIEAEPDNSSVRQLLARAYFQSAQLNRAEEHLRELVDRDPSDHYAHHVLGRTLERMNRPADALRHLRIAAAMYSTNTDYTTALERVEGRVGR; from the coding sequence GTGGACCTTCTGGCGGAGTACCGGCGGGCGACCATGTTCTTCGACTCCGGGGACCCGACCGGGGCGGCCCGGCTGCTCGAGCCGATCATCGAGGCGGAGCCCGACAACTCCTCGGTGCGGCAGTTGCTGGCCCGCGCCTACTTCCAGTCGGCCCAGCTCAACCGGGCCGAGGAGCACCTGCGTGAGCTGGTCGACCGGGACCCGAGCGACCACTACGCGCACCACGTGCTGGGCCGGACGCTGGAGCGGATGAACCGGCCGGCCGACGCGCTGCGGCACCTGCGCATCGCGGCGGCGATGTACTCGACGAACACCGACTACACCACCGCGCTCGAGCGGGTCGAGGGACGGGTCGGTCGGTGA
- a CDS encoding family 10 glycosylhydrolase, translating into MKATPLRAAALAVALLGALVAATPAHAAPNRTTTTNTTDCVTDPATPKRQFRAMWIASVTNIDWPSKDSWTAPDQVAKQKAEYLGWLDLAQKLHHNAVVVQVRPTADAFWPSPHEPWSEYLTGVRGKDPGWDPLAFLVAESHKRNLEFHAWLNPYRVSMPAPGGAGADLSQLAPDSPARAHPDWVFAYPPAGVAGSRLYYNPGIPEVREFVQTAMMDAVKRYDIDGVHFDDYFYPYPSGTHQVPDDATFAEYNRGFTDRADWRRDNIDLLIQEMNAKIKAAKPWVKFGVSPFGIWRNASADPNGSDTTGSQSYDIISADTRKWIKEEWIDYVVPQLYWYIGQYPAADYARLVPWWAEQVRGTHVQLYLGQADYKSGEPAYGSYWMNPRELSDHLTLNRSYPEVLGNVHFSAVQVRANRLGATDIYAAEHYSRPALVPAMTHLPHKPLLFPVVTKARREVDGVRLSWRQPADGRGPLGTATSYAIYRFDGLGLPGRCDLADASHLVGTVRATDGATQSWVDTSAVAGTRYTYYVTALDRLWNESPASPPRFVR; encoded by the coding sequence ATGAAGGCAACACCGCTCAGAGCCGCCGCGCTGGCCGTGGCGCTGCTCGGCGCGCTTGTCGCCGCCACCCCGGCACACGCCGCGCCGAACCGGACGACAACCACGAACACCACCGACTGCGTGACGGATCCGGCCACCCCCAAGCGCCAGTTCCGAGCCATGTGGATCGCGTCGGTGACGAACATCGACTGGCCGAGCAAGGACTCGTGGACCGCCCCGGACCAGGTCGCCAAGCAGAAGGCGGAATACCTCGGCTGGCTCGACCTGGCCCAGAAGCTCCACCACAACGCCGTCGTGGTCCAGGTCCGACCGACCGCGGACGCGTTCTGGCCCTCGCCGCACGAGCCGTGGTCGGAATACCTGACCGGGGTACGCGGCAAGGACCCGGGCTGGGACCCGCTGGCCTTCCTGGTCGCCGAGTCGCACAAGCGGAACCTGGAGTTCCACGCCTGGCTCAACCCGTACCGCGTCTCCATGCCCGCCCCCGGCGGCGCCGGCGCCGACCTGTCCCAACTCGCGCCGGACAGCCCGGCCCGGGCGCACCCGGACTGGGTCTTCGCCTACCCGCCGGCCGGCGTCGCCGGCAGCCGGCTCTACTACAACCCCGGCATTCCCGAGGTACGCGAGTTCGTCCAGACCGCGATGATGGACGCGGTCAAGCGGTACGACATCGACGGCGTGCACTTCGACGACTACTTCTACCCGTACCCGAGCGGCACCCACCAGGTGCCCGACGACGCCACGTTCGCCGAGTACAACCGGGGCTTCACCGACCGGGCCGACTGGCGGCGGGACAACATCGACCTGCTGATCCAGGAGATGAACGCCAAGATCAAGGCGGCGAAGCCGTGGGTGAAGTTCGGGGTCAGCCCGTTCGGCATCTGGCGCAACGCGTCGGCCGACCCGAACGGCTCGGACACCACCGGCTCGCAGTCGTACGACATCATCTCCGCCGACACCCGCAAGTGGATCAAGGAGGAGTGGATCGACTACGTGGTGCCGCAGCTCTACTGGTACATCGGCCAGTACCCGGCCGCCGACTATGCCCGGCTGGTGCCGTGGTGGGCGGAGCAGGTGCGCGGCACCCACGTGCAGCTCTACCTCGGCCAGGCCGACTACAAGAGCGGCGAGCCGGCGTACGGGTCGTACTGGATGAACCCGCGGGAGCTGTCGGACCACCTGACGTTGAACCGGTCGTACCCGGAGGTGCTCGGCAACGTGCACTTCTCGGCGGTGCAGGTCCGGGCGAACCGGCTCGGCGCGACCGACATCTACGCGGCCGAGCACTACTCCCGCCCGGCGCTGGTGCCCGCCATGACGCACCTGCCGCACAAGCCGTTGCTCTTCCCGGTGGTCACCAAGGCCCGGCGGGAGGTGGACGGGGTGCGACTGAGCTGGCGGCAGCCCGCCGACGGCAGGGGCCCGCTCGGCACCGCCACCTCGTACGCGATCTACCGGTTCGACGGCCTCGGCCTGCCCGGCCGGTGCGACCTCGCCGACGCGTCCCACCTGGTCGGCACCGTCCGGGCCACCGACGGCGCCACCCAGTCCTGGGTGGACACCTCGGCGGTCGCCGGCACGCGCTACACCTACTACGTGACCGCGTTGGACCGCCTGTGGAACGAGAGCCCGGCGAGCCCGCCGCGCTTCGTCCGCTGA
- a CDS encoding LacI family DNA-binding transcriptional regulator yields the protein MRHRLKDVAERAGVSVKTVSNVVNGYQHVRAATRARVEEAIAELHYRPNLSARNLRTGRTGVIALAVPELDLPYFAELARHVVAAAAQHGWTVLIDQTSGGPEQERKAASGIGDHMIDGLILSPLALTADDLASLDGLPMVLLGERVDHGPADHIMIDNVAAAREITAHLAGLGRRRIAAIGTQRTPEGASARLRLAGYAAALAEAGIEPDDRLVASAPAWHRADGAAAMRHLLTSGVRPDAVFCFNDTLALGALRALHEAGLRVPEDVAVAGFDDIEDGRFSIPTLSTVAPDKAHIACLAVELLADRLAADRDAPPRELVAPHRLALRESAPPA from the coding sequence GTGCGGCACAGGCTCAAGGACGTGGCGGAACGGGCCGGCGTGTCGGTGAAGACGGTCTCGAACGTCGTCAACGGCTACCAGCACGTGCGCGCCGCCACCCGGGCCCGGGTCGAGGAGGCCATCGCCGAACTTCACTACCGGCCCAACCTGTCCGCCCGCAACCTGCGCACGGGGCGCACCGGCGTGATCGCGCTGGCCGTGCCCGAACTCGACCTCCCCTACTTCGCCGAGTTGGCCCGCCACGTGGTCGCCGCCGCCGCCCAGCACGGGTGGACGGTGCTGATCGACCAGACCAGCGGCGGCCCGGAGCAGGAACGCAAGGCCGCCAGCGGGATCGGCGACCACATGATCGACGGCCTGATCCTCAGCCCGCTCGCGCTCACCGCCGACGACCTCGCCAGCCTCGACGGCCTGCCCATGGTGCTACTCGGCGAACGCGTCGACCACGGCCCCGCCGACCACATCATGATCGACAACGTGGCCGCCGCCCGGGAGATCACCGCCCACCTGGCCGGGCTCGGCCGCCGCCGGATCGCCGCCATCGGCACCCAACGCACCCCCGAGGGCGCCAGCGCCCGGCTGCGCCTGGCCGGCTACGCCGCCGCGCTGGCCGAGGCCGGCATCGAACCCGACGACCGCCTGGTGGCGTCCGCGCCGGCCTGGCACCGCGCGGACGGCGCAGCCGCCATGCGGCACCTGCTCACCTCGGGGGTACGCCCCGACGCCGTCTTCTGCTTCAACGACACGCTCGCCCTCGGCGCGCTGCGCGCCCTGCACGAGGCCGGCCTGCGCGTGCCCGAGGACGTCGCGGTCGCCGGGTTCGACGACATCGAGGACGGTCGCTTCTCCATTCCGACCCTGAGCACTGTCGCGCCGGACAAGGCACACATCGCCTGCCTGGCCGTCGAACTCCTCGCCGACCGCCTCGCCGCCGACCGCGACGCCCCTCCACGTGAACTGGTGGCCCCCCACCGCCTGGCGCTACGCGAATCCGCCCCACCCGCCTGA
- a CDS encoding ABC-F family ATP-binding cassette domain-containing protein has translation MSATLIAKDLTAGHGDRLLFEDLSLVVAPGDVVGLVGVNGAGKSTLLRTLAGLQPREQGTVALNPPSATVGYLPQEPERRPGETVRDFLARRTGVTAAQAALDAATEALTAGAAGADDAYPIALERWLDLGGADLDERAEQVAAELGLDVGLDHPTVGLSGGQAARAGLASLLLSRYDIFLLDEPTNDLDLAGLDRLERFVTGLRAGTVLVSHDREFLTRTVNRIVELDLHQRQVNHYGGGYAAYLEERAVARRHAREEFEEYADTKADLEARARTQRAWMEKGVKNARRKATDNDKIGRKFRTEATEKQAAKAKQTARLIERLEVVEEPRKEWELRMEIAAAPRAGAVVAALRGAVVRRGAFTLGPVDLQIDWADRVAITGANGSGKSTLLAALLGRLPLDEGHAALGPGVVVGEVDQARGLFLGDQPLLDAFAAAVPELKPADVRTLLAKFGLRADHVLRPAATLSPGERTRAALALLQGRGVNLLVLDEPTNHLDLAAIEQLESALAGYPGTLLLVTHDRRMLDAVSVNRRLRVTDGRIAED, from the coding sequence ATGAGCGCCACGTTGATCGCCAAGGATCTCACCGCCGGCCACGGTGACCGCCTCCTCTTCGAAGACCTCAGCCTGGTCGTCGCGCCCGGCGACGTGGTCGGCCTGGTCGGGGTGAACGGCGCCGGCAAGTCCACGCTCCTGCGGACGCTCGCCGGCCTCCAACCCCGCGAGCAGGGCACGGTGGCGTTGAACCCGCCCAGCGCCACGGTCGGCTACCTGCCGCAGGAGCCGGAACGCCGGCCGGGCGAGACGGTCCGTGACTTCCTGGCCCGGCGCACCGGTGTGACCGCCGCGCAGGCCGCGCTCGACGCCGCCACCGAGGCGCTGACCGCCGGCGCGGCCGGCGCCGACGACGCGTACCCGATCGCCTTGGAACGGTGGTTGGACCTGGGCGGCGCGGACCTGGATGAGCGGGCCGAGCAGGTCGCCGCGGAGCTGGGCCTCGACGTGGGCCTGGACCATCCGACGGTCGGGCTGTCCGGCGGGCAGGCGGCCCGCGCCGGGCTGGCCTCGCTGCTGCTCAGTCGCTACGACATCTTCCTGCTCGACGAGCCCACGAACGACCTCGACCTGGCCGGGCTGGACCGGCTGGAACGCTTCGTCACCGGGCTGCGCGCCGGCACCGTGCTGGTCAGCCACGACCGCGAATTTCTCACCCGCACGGTCAACCGGATCGTCGAGCTGGACCTGCATCAGCGGCAGGTCAACCACTACGGCGGCGGCTACGCGGCCTACCTGGAGGAACGCGCCGTGGCGCGCCGGCACGCCCGCGAGGAGTTCGAGGAGTACGCCGACACGAAGGCCGATCTGGAGGCGCGCGCCCGGACCCAGCGGGCCTGGATGGAGAAGGGCGTGAAGAACGCCCGCCGCAAGGCCACCGACAACGACAAGATCGGCCGCAAGTTCCGCACCGAGGCGACCGAGAAGCAGGCGGCGAAGGCGAAGCAGACCGCCCGGCTGATCGAGCGGCTGGAGGTGGTCGAGGAGCCGCGCAAGGAGTGGGAGCTGCGGATGGAGATCGCCGCCGCGCCCCGCGCCGGCGCCGTCGTGGCCGCGCTCCGAGGCGCCGTGGTACGCCGGGGAGCCTTCACGCTCGGCCCGGTGGACCTCCAGATCGACTGGGCCGACCGGGTGGCGATCACCGGGGCGAACGGCTCCGGCAAGAGCACCCTGCTGGCCGCGCTGCTGGGCCGGCTGCCCCTGGACGAGGGGCACGCGGCGCTCGGCCCGGGTGTGGTGGTGGGCGAGGTCGACCAGGCCCGCGGGCTGTTCCTCGGCGACCAGCCGCTGCTCGACGCGTTCGCCGCCGCCGTACCCGAGCTGAAGCCCGCGGACGTCCGGACACTGCTGGCCAAGTTCGGCCTGCGGGCCGACCACGTGCTGCGCCCGGCGGCGACGCTCTCCCCCGGCGAACGGACCCGGGCCGCGCTGGCGCTGCTCCAGGGCCGTGGGGTCAACCTGCTGGTGCTCGACGAGCCGACGAACCACCTCGACCTGGCCGCGATCGAGCAGTTGGAGTCGGCGCTTGCCGGTTACCCCGGCACGCTGCTGCTGGTGACCCACGACCGGCGGATGCTCGACGCGGTGAGCGTCAACCGGCGGCTGCGCGTGACGGACGGACGGATCGCCGAGGACTGA
- a CDS encoding type II toxin-antitoxin system Phd/YefM family antitoxin encodes MATMTLREFRDGAGRVLEAVERTGEPVIITKYERPVAVLVGIDEWEEIEAFRDRRDSEVIARSRADGQFIPLSAALESLGVDPKEVEALLADRANGEAA; translated from the coding sequence ATGGCGACGATGACGCTGCGGGAGTTTCGCGATGGTGCGGGCCGGGTGCTGGAGGCGGTCGAACGCACCGGTGAACCGGTCATCATCACCAAGTACGAACGACCCGTCGCCGTGCTGGTCGGCATCGACGAGTGGGAGGAGATCGAGGCATTCCGTGACCGTCGGGACTCCGAGGTGATTGCTCGATCCCGCGCAGACGGCCAGTTCATCCCATTGTCGGCAGCCCTGGAATCGCTCGGAGTCGACCCGAAAGAGGTGGAGGCTCTGCTGGCCGACCGCGCCAACGGTGAGGCGGCGTGA
- a CDS encoding amino acid permease, with protein sequence MSVLRTKPIKDVLAHGDADGEDGKPGLHRRLGPVDLMGFGIGIVIGTGIFTLTGVEAKNSAGPGVVISFGIAGAVALLAALCYAELASSVPTAGSAYTYAYATMGEIVAWIIGWDLLLEFALGAAVVARGWSGYFTDLFGLPSAWFAEEGSIVNLGAVGIVLALGVVAIVGIRESARVTNVLVLVKVAICAFVIIAGLFFVKAANLTPFIPSSEPAGAGDDGIKQPVTQALFGLEPSVFGFVGVLTAAAVVFFAYTGFEAVANLGEETRKPKRDLPLGLLGTLVISTALYIGVSLVVVGMVNYTEIDEGAPIASAFRAVGAGWAATLVSIAAVAGLTSVILVDLVAMGRIGFAIARDGLIPPSIAKVHPRWGTPYRIAAIMTVAVALLAGFLPLSALADLVSIGALCAFMLVAIAVPILRKRRPDLERPFKVPFSPVLPIVTAVACLYLSLNLSVETWVRFLIWMALGGIIYFGYGHRKNRLARREHAPTP encoded by the coding sequence ATGTCAGTCCTTCGGACCAAGCCGATCAAGGACGTGCTCGCCCATGGCGACGCCGACGGCGAAGACGGCAAGCCGGGGCTTCATCGTCGACTCGGGCCGGTCGACCTGATGGGATTCGGCATCGGGATCGTGATCGGCACCGGGATCTTCACGCTGACCGGCGTCGAGGCGAAGAACAGCGCCGGACCCGGCGTGGTGATCTCCTTCGGCATCGCCGGGGCGGTCGCGCTGCTCGCCGCGCTCTGCTACGCCGAGTTGGCCTCCAGCGTGCCGACCGCCGGCAGCGCCTACACCTACGCCTACGCCACCATGGGCGAGATCGTCGCCTGGATCATCGGCTGGGACCTGCTGCTGGAGTTCGCGCTCGGCGCGGCGGTGGTGGCCCGGGGCTGGTCCGGCTACTTCACCGACCTGTTCGGCCTGCCCAGCGCCTGGTTCGCCGAGGAGGGCAGCATCGTCAACCTCGGCGCGGTCGGCATCGTGCTGGCGCTCGGCGTGGTGGCCATCGTCGGCATCCGCGAGTCCGCCCGGGTCACCAACGTGCTGGTGCTGGTGAAGGTGGCGATCTGCGCCTTCGTCATCATCGCCGGGCTGTTCTTCGTGAAGGCCGCGAACCTCACCCCGTTCATCCCGTCCAGCGAGCCGGCGGGCGCCGGCGACGACGGCATCAAGCAGCCGGTCACCCAGGCCCTCTTCGGGCTGGAACCCTCCGTCTTCGGCTTCGTCGGGGTGCTCACCGCCGCCGCGGTGGTGTTCTTCGCGTACACCGGGTTCGAGGCCGTGGCGAACCTGGGTGAGGAGACCCGCAAGCCCAAGCGCGACCTGCCGCTGGGCCTGCTCGGCACGCTCGTCATCTCCACCGCGCTCTACATCGGCGTCTCGCTCGTCGTGGTCGGCATGGTCAACTACACCGAGATCGACGAGGGCGCGCCGATCGCGTCCGCGTTCCGGGCGGTCGGGGCCGGCTGGGCCGCGACGCTCGTCTCCATCGCCGCCGTCGCCGGTCTGACGAGCGTGATCCTGGTCGACCTGGTGGCCATGGGTCGGATCGGCTTCGCCATCGCCCGGGACGGGCTCATCCCGCCGTCGATCGCCAAGGTGCACCCGCGCTGGGGCACCCCGTACCGGATCGCCGCGATCATGACGGTCGCGGTGGCGCTGCTCGCCGGCTTCCTGCCGCTGTCCGCGCTCGCCGACCTGGTCAGCATCGGCGCGCTCTGCGCGTTCATGCTGGTCGCGATCGCGGTGCCGATCCTGCGCAAGCGGCGCCCCGACCTGGAGCGGCCGTTCAAGGTGCCGTTCTCGCCGGTGCTGCCGATCGTCACGGCGGTGGCCTGCCTCTACCTGAGCCTCAACCTGTCGGTGGAGACCTGGGTGCGGTTCCTGATCTGGATGGCGCTCGGCGGGATCATCTACTTCGGCTACGGGCACCGCAAGAACCGGCTCGCCCGCCGCGAGCACGCCCCCACCCCCTGA
- a CDS encoding ROK family protein: protein MVTTLAIDCGGGGIKASVLDAAGTMRARPLRVPTPYPLPPAVFVRTLRDLGARLPAADRLTVGMPGMIRHGVVVATPHYVTRSGPRSRVDPDLVAEWSGYDARGALAEAFDVPALVLNDAEVHGAGVVAGTGCELVLTLGTGLGSALFDGGTIAPHLELSHAPVRWNTTYDTYVGEPERRRLGDAFWSRRIRQVVDGLRPVFRWDRLYLGGGNSRLIRPEQVARMGDDVVVVPNTAGIVGGVRAWELVGDRYDPTP from the coding sequence GTGGTGACCACATTGGCGATCGACTGCGGAGGCGGCGGGATCAAAGCCTCCGTGCTTGATGCCGCCGGCACCATGCGGGCCCGCCCGTTGCGCGTGCCCACGCCGTACCCCCTGCCCCCGGCCGTGTTCGTGCGGACGCTGCGGGATCTCGGCGCCCGCCTGCCCGCGGCGGACCGGCTCACCGTCGGGATGCCCGGCATGATCCGGCACGGCGTGGTGGTGGCCACCCCGCACTACGTGACCCGCTCCGGGCCGCGCAGCCGCGTCGACCCGGACCTGGTCGCGGAGTGGTCCGGGTACGACGCGCGCGGCGCGCTGGCCGAGGCGTTCGACGTGCCGGCGCTGGTCCTCAACGACGCCGAGGTGCACGGCGCGGGCGTGGTCGCCGGGACCGGCTGCGAACTGGTCCTGACGCTCGGCACCGGGCTGGGCAGCGCGCTCTTCGACGGCGGGACGATCGCCCCGCACCTGGAGCTGTCGCACGCGCCGGTGCGGTGGAACACCACCTACGACACGTACGTCGGGGAGCCGGAACGGCGGCGCCTCGGCGACGCGTTCTGGTCCCGGCGGATCCGGCAGGTGGTGGACGGCCTGCGGCCGGTGTTCCGTTGGGACCGGCTCTATCTGGGCGGGGGCAACTCGCGGTTGATCCGGCCGGAGCAGGTGGCCCGGATGGGGGACGACGTCGTGGTCGTCCCGAACACGGCCGGAATCGTGGGCGGTGTCCGGGCGTGGGAGCTGGTGGGCGATCGGTACGACCCCACGCCCTGA
- a CDS encoding methyltransferase domain-containing protein encodes MVAMGQAALSGERLRQADGFLAEAWADLARHDDRLRGTTIEVRFDRGVAHLTGAVTDPAELRLVRELIGRLAGVLGVWCRVGVAGRPPVVVDLGCGATKQWPGNLGLDIYPATGVDAVADLSGPLPLRDDSVDVFFAVHIVEHLIDFLPLFDECHRVLRPGGVLHVMSPWWRHVNAVADPTHVRLLDVQTFKGICGQRPPGAPRWYPLHVGCDGASIFADLTPLPADADLPSPAHLARFFD; translated from the coding sequence ATGGTGGCGATGGGGCAGGCCGCGCTCTCGGGTGAGCGGCTCCGCCAGGCCGACGGGTTCCTCGCCGAGGCGTGGGCCGACCTGGCCCGGCATGACGACCGGCTGCGGGGTACGACCATCGAGGTGCGCTTCGACCGCGGGGTGGCACACCTGACCGGAGCGGTCACCGACCCGGCGGAGCTGCGGCTGGTACGCGAGCTGATCGGCCGGCTGGCCGGGGTGCTCGGGGTGTGGTGCCGGGTCGGCGTCGCCGGTCGCCCGCCGGTGGTGGTCGACCTGGGCTGCGGCGCGACCAAGCAGTGGCCGGGCAACCTGGGGCTGGACATCTATCCGGCGACCGGCGTGGACGCGGTCGCCGACCTCTCCGGCCCGCTGCCGCTACGGGACGACTCGGTGGACGTGTTCTTCGCGGTACACATCGTCGAACATCTGATCGACTTCCTGCCGCTCTTCGACGAGTGTCACCGGGTGCTGCGGCCCGGCGGCGTCCTGCACGTGATGAGCCCCTGGTGGCGACACGTCAACGCGGTGGCCGACCCGACCCACGTCCGCCTGCTCGACGTGCAGACGTTCAAGGGCATCTGCGGTCAGCGCCCGCCCGGCGCCCCGCGCTGGTATCCGCTGCACGTCGGCTGCGACGGCGCTTCCATCTTCGCCGATCTGACCCCCCTGCCCGCGGATGCGGACCTCCCGTCCCCCGCCCACCTGGCGCGCTTCTTCGACTGA
- a CDS encoding alpha-N-arabinofuranosidase: protein MPNAQLTVDPAFRVGEADRRIFGSFVEHMGRCVYGGIYEPGHPDADPRGFRRDVLEMTREMGVSVVRYPGGNFVSGYRWEDGVGPAGERPRRLDLAWKTIETNAFGLDEFMTWATAAGVEPMMAVNLGTRGMPEACDLLEYTNHPGGTRLSDLRREHGAEQPYGVRLWCLGNEMDGPWQVGHKTAEEYGRLAAETARAMKMIDPSISLVACGSSGRQMPTFAGWEATVLEHTYEHVDYISAHSYYDPADGDRASLLASAVDMDAFITEVTATADHVGAKLRQKRKLKVSFDEWNVWYQSRLQADLDRRGWVEAPALIEDDYTADDAVVVGDLLITLLRHADRVGVACQAQLANVIAPIRTRTGGPAWRQTIFHPFALTARYARGTVLHTEPVGPTYPTRKYGDVPVLDTVAVHDEETGGLAVFAVNRGPEDLPLDLDLRGLPGLRGEAHTTLASGADPAATNTEADPERVTPRELTTPVLDGGRCPVVLPATSWNLLRFAPRG, encoded by the coding sequence GTGCCGAACGCGCAGCTCACGGTCGATCCGGCATTCCGGGTCGGCGAGGCCGACCGCCGGATCTTCGGCTCCTTCGTCGAGCACATGGGTCGATGCGTCTACGGCGGGATCTACGAGCCCGGGCACCCGGACGCCGACCCGCGCGGCTTCCGCCGCGACGTGCTGGAGATGACCCGCGAGATGGGCGTTTCCGTGGTCCGCTACCCGGGCGGCAACTTCGTCTCCGGCTACCGCTGGGAGGACGGCGTCGGTCCGGCCGGTGAGCGGCCCCGCCGGCTCGACCTCGCCTGGAAGACGATCGAGACCAACGCGTTCGGGCTGGACGAGTTCATGACCTGGGCGACCGCCGCCGGGGTCGAGCCGATGATGGCGGTCAACCTCGGCACCCGCGGCATGCCCGAGGCGTGCGACCTGCTGGAGTACACCAACCACCCGGGCGGCACCCGGCTGTCCGACCTGCGCCGCGAGCACGGCGCCGAGCAGCCGTACGGGGTGCGGCTGTGGTGCCTCGGCAACGAGATGGACGGGCCGTGGCAGGTCGGGCACAAGACCGCCGAGGAGTACGGCCGGCTGGCCGCCGAGACCGCCCGCGCGATGAAGATGATCGACCCGTCGATCAGCCTGGTCGCCTGCGGCAGCTCCGGCCGGCAGATGCCCACGTTCGCCGGCTGGGAGGCGACCGTGCTGGAGCACACCTACGAGCACGTCGACTACATCTCCGCCCACTCCTACTACGACCCCGCCGACGGCGACCGGGCCAGCCTCCTCGCCTCCGCGGTCGACATGGACGCCTTCATCACCGAGGTGACCGCCACCGCCGACCACGTCGGCGCGAAGCTGCGGCAGAAGCGCAAGCTCAAGGTCTCCTTCGACGAGTGGAACGTCTGGTACCAGTCCCGCCTCCAGGCCGACCTGGACCGGCGCGGCTGGGTGGAGGCACCGGCGTTGATCGAGGACGACTACACCGCCGACGACGCGGTGGTGGTCGGCGACCTGCTGATCACCCTGCTCCGGCACGCCGACCGGGTCGGAGTGGCCTGCCAGGCACAACTCGCCAACGTCATCGCCCCGATCCGCACCCGCACCGGCGGCCCCGCCTGGCGGCAGACCATCTTCCACCCGTTCGCCCTCACCGCCCGCTACGCGCGGGGCACCGTGCTGCACACCGAGCCGGTCGGCCCGACGTACCCGACCAGGAAGTACGGCGACGTGCCGGTGCTGGACACCGTCGCCGTGCACGACGAGGAGACCGGCGGCCTGGCCGTCTTCGCGGTCAACCGGGGCCCGGAGGACCTCCCGCTCGACCTGGACCTGCGTGGCCTGCCCGGGTTGCGCGGCGAGGCGCACACCACCCTCGCATCCGGGGCCGACCCGGCGGCCACGAACACCGAGGCCGACCCCGAGCGGGTCACGCCGCGGGAACTCACCACCCCCGTCCTCGACGGCGGTCGTTGCCCCGTGGTGCTGCCCGCCACCTCCTGGAACCTGCTGCGCTTCGCGCCTCGCGGGTAA